Sequence from the Egibacter rhizosphaerae genome:
GGGATCGTGAAACCCCCACGTGTGGATCGGCCAGGCCCGGGTAGCCCGGGGACGCCCGACGCAACGAAGCCAACACGAAAGGGAGACCCTATGTCCGAGCAACCGCGTCAGCGCGAGGGGATGCTGGAGACCGGCCAGGCTGCGCAGGCGGCCGGACAAGCCGGCGGAGTGGCCGGTGGCGCCGCAGGCGCGGCTGGTGGAGGCATGATCGGCTGGGCGATCGGCATGAACGGCGGCATGATCGTCGGGTTGGTCACCGGCATGTTCCTGGGGCTGGCCATCGGCCGCAGTCGCAGCGGGCGGCTGAGCGGCTAGCTGTCCTCGAGCCGCGGCGGGCCGCACCGGGGGTGTGCCCGCCGCCGGCCTGAGCCTACGGCGACCCCCGCCGCGCGATCAGGCGGGGCGGATGAGGATCTTGCCGATGGCGTGCCCCGACTCGACCTCTGCGAGGGCCTCGCGGGCCTGCTCGAGCGGGTAGCTGCCGGTGACGTGCGGGTCGACGAGGCCGTACTGGATGACGCTGGTCATCTTCTCCATCGCCTCCGGGTCGCGCTGTCGGGTCGCACCGCCGAGCTCGGTGACGGCCGGGTCGGCGGCCGACATCACGGGGGCGAGGTCGGTGGCCAGACGTGCAGCCTCACGCAGGGTCTGACCGCCGACCAGATCCACGACCAAGTCCACACCCTCAGGCACCACGTCACGGACCTGTGCAGCGAACCCGTCACCCGAAGCAACGTGGGTGGCTCCGGTTGACTCCACCAGGCGGCGTTTGCAGATCGGGGTGTGGTTACCTGACCTAGGTCAGACTCGCGCGTGGCGGTGGGCCTAACGTTGCTCTTGCCAGACCACAGGCAAGGGACACATCGGAAAGGGAATCACCACCATGAGCACCACGACCT
This genomic interval carries:
- a CDS encoding zinc-binding dehydrogenase — translated: MESTGATHVASGDGFAAQVRDVVPEGVDLVVDLVGGQTLREAARLATDLAPVMSAADPAVTELGGATRQRDPEAMEKMTSVIQYGLVDPHVTGSYPLEQAREALAEVESGHAIGKILIRPA